The following proteins are co-located in the Nitrospinota bacterium genome:
- a CDS encoding flippase-like domain-containing protein, with translation MKKNSLTFYVGMAISLAFLGWAVAKLDFAQAFAAIMRLNPLWLVPYLLAHLVTIWLRAVRLRLITEPVTKAPMRTFISSICIGFMGNMIFPLRIGELIRIYVVAKKERVSKSGIFATIVVERIFDIFATAMLVVAAVFYATPLTVDAAVWRNVERVAAVFGAVSLGAGVAVFLVASEEGFALRWLNRVIRALPAAAAEKIEGLVASFRQGLQVMRNGKHFGLTVLYTAALYAAAIGSSYLVLPLFGIPGGFEQALVLCVFTLAGVAVPSAPGAVGTFHAGVIFALTLYGVDANKALGVAIFVHLFLFFFYLATGGWYAWRDKMTFAELRHSADT, from the coding sequence GTGAAAAAGAACAGCCTGACATTTTATGTCGGGATGGCGATATCGCTTGCCTTTCTCGGCTGGGCGGTGGCGAAGCTTGATTTCGCGCAGGCGTTCGCCGCCATTATGCGGCTCAATCCGCTCTGGCTGGTTCCGTACCTGCTTGCCCATTTGGTTACGATATGGCTGCGCGCCGTGCGGCTCCGCCTCATCACCGAACCGGTAACAAAAGCGCCGATGCGAACATTTATTTCCTCAATCTGCATCGGTTTTATGGGGAACATGATTTTTCCGCTGCGGATCGGCGAACTGATCCGCATCTACGTTGTGGCGAAAAAGGAGCGGGTGAGCAAGAGCGGCATCTTCGCCACCATCGTGGTGGAGCGGATTTTCGATATCTTCGCCACCGCCATGCTGGTGGTGGCCGCGGTTTTTTACGCAACGCCGCTAACGGTGGACGCCGCGGTGTGGCGCAATGTTGAACGGGTGGCGGCGGTTTTCGGCGCGGTTTCGCTGGGGGCGGGAGTGGCGGTCTTTCTTGTTGCCAGCGAAGAGGGATTCGCCCTGCGCTGGCTGAACCGGGTTATCCGCGCGCTTCCCGCCGCCGCGGCGGAAAAGATCGAGGGGTTGGTTGCCTCCTTCCGCCAGGGCTTGCAGGTGATGCGGAATGGAAAACATTTCGGGCTAACCGTTCTATATACGGCGGCGCTGTACGCGGCGGCCATAGGGTCTTCGTACCTTGTGTTGCCGCTTTTCGGCATACCGGGGGGATTTGAGCAGGCGCTGGTGCTTTGTGTGTTCACCTTGGCGGGTGTGGCCGTGCCGTCGGCCCCCGGCGCGGTTGGCACGTTTCACGCCGGCGTCATCTTCGCGCTCACGCTTTACGGGGTGGACGCCAACAAAGCGCTTGGCGTGGCGATATTCGTTCACCTCTTTCTGTTCTTTTTTTACCTCGCCACCGGCGGCTGGTACGCCTGGCGCGACAAGATGACCTTTGCCGAACTTCGTCATTCCGCCGATACATGA